The genomic DNA CTCGGCCTGCTGCTGCTCCTGGTCCTGCTGCTCGTGCGCGACCGGGTTGCGTTGATCGCGCGCGGGCCGCTCGGCGGCGACGGCGTGGAGACGACAAGCAAGGGCCTGCTTGCCCATCTCTCGCTGCTGTTCGTGCCGGCCGGCGTCGGCGTGGTGCAGAAGCTCGATCTCCTCGCGGCCCACGGCATCGCCATCGTTCTGGTGCTCGCCCTCTCCGTGGTCGTCACGCTGCTTGCGACCGTGCTGACCTTTCGACTGGTCAGCCGCCTGTTGAAGCAACAGGACGCGCCATGAGCGACAATCCGTTCTCGCTGTGGGTCTATCTCTCGCAGTCGCCGCTGCTCTGGCTGACCGTGACGCTGCTGGTCTATGCGGCCACGGATGCGGTGTCGCTGGCGACGCGGCGCCATCCGCTGGCCAATCCCGTGCTGCATGCGATGTGGATCATCGGCGCGTTCCTGCTGCTGACCGGCACCTCCTACACGACCTATTTTGCCGGCGCGCAATTCGTGCATTTCCTGCTCGGGCCTGCAACCGTCGCGCTCGCCGTGCCGCTCTACGAGAACCGCAAGCGCGTGGTCGCCTCCATCGTGCCGATGCTGGTGGCGCTGGTCGCGGGCTCGGTCACCGCCGTGGTGTCGGTGGTGCTGCTGGCCGAGCTTGCCGGCCTTCCCCGCGAGGTGGTGCTGTCGCTGGCGCCGAAATCGGTCACCGCGGGCGTTGCCATGGGCATCGCCGAATCCCTGCATGCCGATCCCTCGCTGGCGGCCGTCGCGGTGATCCTCACAGGCATCATGGGCGCCATCATCGTGACGCCGCTGATGAACCGCACCGGCATCACCGATTACCGTGCCCGCGGATTCGCAGCCGGCCTTGCGGCCCATGGCATCGGGACCGCGCGCGCGTTCCAGGTCGACGAGATCGCGGGCGTGTTTTCGGGTATCGCCATGAGCTTGAACGCCTTGGTGACCTCGTTCCTGGTCCCCCTGGCCGTCACGCTGCTGGTGCGATGACATCGCCGCCGCGACACTCTATATGACCTGTAACAATTCCCACTCCCGAACCGTATCGACGGAGATGGGACCGAAACGGGACGAGATATGGCCGGATTCAAGAACAAGGCATTTGAGCCGACGCGGCGCACGGCTCTGACGCTGATCGGGGCGAGCGCCCTTGCGGCGGGCGGGATCAACTCTGCGCTGGCAGCCGCTGGCGACGACGAGGTGTTGACCGAAGCCAAGGTGCTGCGCGATCCCGATACGCCCGTCGCCGGCAATCCCGATGGCAACATCACCATCGTCGAATGGTCTGATTATAATTGCCCCTATTGCCGCAAGCTCGAGCCCGAGCTGCGCCAGGTCGTTCAGGACGACGGCAAGGTGCGACTGGTGATGAAGGATTGGCCGATCCTCGGGCCGGTCTCGGTCACGGCGGCGCGGTCCGCGCTCGCGGCGAAATTCCAGGACAAGTATCATAAGGCCCATGACGCCATGATGGGCGTCAGCTCGCGCCTGACCGAGTCGCGCATCAACGAGCTGCTGGCGGCGGCCGGCGTCGACATGGACCGCCTGAAACGCGATCTTGCCGGCCGGGGCAGCGACATCGATGCGCTGCTCAAGCGCAACAACGAGCAGGCCGAGGCCTTCGGCTTCAACGGCACCCCGTCTTTCATCGTCGGCAAGTACCGTGTGCCCGGTGTGCTCAGCATGGCCGAGTTCGAGCAGGTCATCGCCGATGCCCGCAAGGCCAAGATGAACTGACGCGCACGGCGTCGATCGGCGCCGACACGTCGATCGCAGCCAACACAAAGGCGCCGCCGCGGTGTTCGCGACGGCGCCTTGTTCATGATACGGCGTCGTTACTTCGACGAGATCCGGACCCAGTCCTTGTGCGCGCGATCGCGCAGCGCATCCCAATCCGCCTTCGCCACGTCCCAGTTCACGATGGTGCGATTGGTGGTCGCGACCTGGCCGTTGGCGACGGACGACGTCTGCATGGAATCATAGACGTAGACGCCGCCCGCGAGCAGCAACGCGCCCAAAATCATCCCTAAAAACGTCTGCATTTGCGAACCTCCGATGACGGGCGATAACGTCGGTGGGGCTGGACGGTTCCGTGCTGGTCCCGGGGGAGTTCGGCCCGGATCGGCCCTACGGGGCGTGGATTAACGGAAGCAGGTTGGCTATATTTGAAATCAATGACGAACGATGCATCCGCAAGCCTGATCGACAAGCTCGGTCGCAAGTACGTCTGGTGGCGACCGGTCGACGGATTGCCATTCTCCGAGGATCGCGTCGTCGCGCAGATCATGAACTTCGGCACATACGACGATATTCTCCAGCTGGAGGCCGCGCTGGGTACCGCCCGCCTCTCAGACATCATGCTTCACGCTGAGCCGGGTTGGTTCAACGATCGCTCCTGGGAATTTTGGCGCGGGCGCCTTTCCCTCGCAACGGGGACCGAGCTGCCGGACAAGGCCCCACGAAGAGCCTTCGATGCAGCAACGCTTTGAGCCGAAACTGTCGATCTTGCCCGCCGCTCAACGCGAAATTTGGCCCCTGCTTGTCCCTTCACGGAAGTTGCAGCTTGTCCTCTACGGCGGAACTGCCGTTGCCCTTCAATTGGGGCACCGAGAGTCGCTCGATTTCGACTTCTTCTGCTCTGCTCCATTGGATAAGGACGAAGTCCGTGCGCAATTCGACTTCGTCAAGGGTGCGGCCATCCTTCATGATGCGCCCAATACACTGGTTGTCTCGACCACCATGCCCTCAGGCTCAGTGAAAGTCTCATTCTTCGGACGCATCGGCTTCGGTCGCATCAACGACCCGATGCAAGTGGCTGATGGCACCATGTTTGTAGCATCGCTTGAGGACTTGCTGGCCACCAAGCTCGAGGCGACGCTCGACCGCGCCGAAGCCAAGGACTATCTGGACATTGCTGAAATGATCTCCGCGGGTGTGTCGTTGCCGCGCGGAATCTCGGCATTCCGGGAGATGTTTGGCGGCGAACCAGCGCAAGTGCTGCGCGCAATAGGTTTCTTCGAAGATGGAGATCTTCGAGCTCTGAGTGCGAGCGATCGCCGGATCCTGCGGGAGTCCCGAGATCGCGTAGGGGTGTTACCCGATGTGTCTCTCAAGCAGGGCTTATTGTGATGACTGCTAAGCGGCATTCAGCCACTGCATCAGCGCCGCGTTGATCTCGCGCGGATAGGTGTGGCTGAGATCGTCGATCTCGCGATAGGTGACATCGGCGCCGGCGGCTGCGAGCGCCGCCTGCGTCTGGCGCGCTGTCTGCACGGGAAACATCCAGTCGAGCTTGCCGTGGGTGATGAAGATCGGCAGCCTCTGCAGGCGCGTGGCGTCCGCCATCTCCGCCATCAGCGGATGGAAGGTTGCCGAGACCGGGGCGAGATGGGTGAAGGGCGAAGCGGCTTCAAGCCCGCTCACGTAACAGAAGGTGCCGCCATCGCTCATTCCGGTCAGCAGCATGCGCGAGGCATCGACGGTCCAGCGGCTGCGCACGGCTTCGAGGATGCGCATGAGATTGGGCGTATCGGCATCATCGCCCATCAGCGCCCAGGTCGAGCCCATCGCGGTCGGCGCCACCAGGATCGCGCCGAGGCTGCGCGCATCGCGCAGCCAGCTCCACAGAAAACCGCGTCCGTTGCCGCTGCCGCCATGCAGCGCCATCACCAGCGGCATGGCGCGATCCTGCGTGTAATACTCGGGCACGTAGACCGAGAAGCCGCCGCGGCTGCCGGGCTCGTTGTGATCGTGCAAGATGCCGGTGTCTTCGCGCGTGCCGGCTTCGAGCCGGGATAACAGGTCCGCATCGTCGCGATGGGCGGCGTTGAGGAAGAAGCTGCTTACCGGCGGAAACTGCGCCGCAAGGGGATAAAGCGCCTCCTGCGCGCGCGGCAGATGGCGCAGCGCGCGGAACACCGCGACGAGATCGCCATGGCCGCGCCCGACCTCACGGATGCCGGCAAAGGCGGCGAGCGTCTCGTCGCAGGCGCGATTCAGTTGCGCGCGCAAGCCGGCGAACTGCTCCGGCCAATCCCCGATCGCAGCGCGTGCCGTCTGCAGCGCCTCGTCCGGCGTGCCGATTGCGTTCATGACGGAGGCAAACGCCGGCGGATGCAGATTACGGGCAAAGAAGCCGAGCGCCTCCAGCGCGTTCAGCAGCGGCGGAAGCACGGCCACGATGTCGTCGATCACGGCCTCGCTCATTGCAGCTTCCTTGGCGGCGTCCTTCAGCGGGGAGTCAATGCAGCTTCGGTGCCTTCAACAGCTTGAAGCGATCGGTCGAGGTCACCGTGACGTCGAAGGTGACGCCTTCGTGGTGCACGGTCAGCGGCACGTCGACACCGGCGGCGCCGAGCGACCACATCTTCTTGTAGAATTCGGTCTGGCTCGTGACCTTGTCGCCGTCGACGGCGAGGATGACGTCGCCGGTCTTGAGCTCGGCGCGCGCGGCCGGGCCGTTGGCGGAGATTCCGATCACCACTACGCGGTTGTCGATGTCGGTCGAGAACAGCCCGAGCCATGGCCGCGCCGGCTTGTTGACGCGGCCGAACTTGCGCAGATCTTCCAGGATCGGCTTCAACAGGTCGATCGGCACGATCATGTTGACGTGCTCGGCCTTGCCGTCGCGTTCGCGATCCAGCTGAAGCGAGCCGATGCCGATCAACTCGCCGCGCTCGTTGAGCAGCGCGGTGCCACCCCAGTTCGGATGCGCGGGATAGGTGAAGATGGCTTCGTCCAGCAGGTATTCCCAATAGCCGGCGAATTCCTGCTTGGCCACGATCTGGCTCGCGACGGAGCGCGTGCGGCCGCCGGTGCCGCCGACCACGACGCGGTCGCCGATTCGGGTTGCTGCCGAGTTGCCGAGCGGCAAGGGCTCGACGTCGAGCGCACCGAGCGCCTGCACGAGGCCGAAGCCGGTGACGGAATCGAAGCCGAGCGCATGCCCTTCGACCACCCGTCCGTCGGCGAGATGCAGCCACACCGATTCCGCCTCGGTGATGAGATAGCCGATGGTGAGCACGAGGCCGTCATCAATCACGACGCCGTTGCCCGCGCGTTCGGTGCCCAGCGTTTCGGCGCTGAAGGCGTCCGGCGGGATGATGGCGTGCAGGCCGACGACGGATGCGAGCGCGCGGTCGAGATCGAAACCGTAGTCGCTCGCACGCGGCTGATTGGCCGGCGGCACTCTCCATTCGGTCAGGGTGGTCATGGAGTTCTCCTGGCTGAGTGCATCGCTCCGGGATTGCTGCAGAGCGGCGCGCGACGCACGCATAATTTAGGCCGGGGGAGGCCGTCTTGAAAGCCTCGTTCCCCAACTATTCGTGAGAACGCCGCGTGAAATCTTCGAAAGGCGCGGGGAACGCGCACGGCGGCAGGCGTCCCCTCGATCCGGCACGTGCCGCATGGCTGGTGTCCGGCGAGGTGCTAGGCGCCGTGCAGTGAAGCTGCTAACCATTGCCGCTTCGTTTGACCAAGGGATCACGGATCGAAGCATGGACAACCGCAGCGATATCTGGCGTGGCATCGACACGATCAAGGCGCGTTTCATCGACCTCAGCGACAAGGTCTGGGGCATGCCCGAAGTGTGCTACACCGAGGCGCGGTCCGCCGCCGAACATCTCGCCGAGCTGCGCCATCAAGGTTTCCGCATCACCGAGAAGGTCGCGGGCATTCCGACCGCGGTGATGGGCGAGTGGGGCGAGGGCGGTCCGGTCATCGCTTTCATGGGGGAATATGACGCGCTGCCCGGCCTCAGCCAGGAAGCGGGCGTCGCCGAGCATCGTCCGATCGAAGCCGGCGGACACGGCCATGGCTGCGGTCATAATCTGCTCGGTTCCGCCGCGCTGCTCGCCGCGACCGCGGTGAAGGACTGGCTCGCCGAGAACAAGGTGCCCGGTCGCGTGCGCTATTATGGCTGCCCGGCTGAAGAGGGCGGCGCAGCCAAGGCCTTCATGGTGCGCTCCGGCGCGTTCGAGGACGCCGACATCGCGATCACCTGGCATCCGCACAGCTTCTGGGAGGTCGCGGTGACGCCGTCGCTCGCCAACACGCGTGCGGACTTCATCTTCACCGGCCGCACCTCGCATGCCGCGGCCTCGCCGCATCTCGGCCGTTCCGCGCTCGATGCGGTGGAACTGATGAATGTCGGCGTGAACTACATGCGCGAACACATGCCGAGCGATGCGCGCGTGCATTATGCGTTGCTCGACACCGGCGGCATCGCACCCAACGTGGTGCAGGCCCATGCGCGGGTGCGCTATTCGATCCGCGCACGTGATCTTCCCGGCATGAACGAGCTGGTCGAGCGCGTGTCCAAGATCGCGCAGGGCGCGGCGCTGATGACGGAAACCAAGGTGGAGATGAAGATCATCTCCGCGGTCTCCAACATCCTGCCGAACGCGCCGCTGGAGCAGGCGCTGCACCGGGTCATGGAAGAGCTCGGACCGCCGCATTTCGATGATGCCGACAAGAGCTTTGCCGGCCAGATCCGCGCGACGCTGAGCGACAAGGACATCGCGTCCGTCTATTACGCGATCGGCATGGAGCCGACCGATCGGCCGCTGGCCGACTTCCTGGTGCCGCTCGATGCCAAACGCAACCCGCTGGTCGGCTCGACCGACGTCGGCGACGTCAGCTGGGTGGTGCCGACCGTGCAGGTTCACGCACCGACGGTTGCAATCGGCACGCCCTTCCACACCTGGCAGGTGGTGGCGCAGGGCAAGAGCCCGCATGCCCACAAAGCCATGGTGCAGGCGGCCAAGGCGATGGCCGGTCTCGGCATCAAGGCGCTGTCGGATCCGGAGCTGATCAAGGCGGCGAAGGCCGATTTGAAGAAGCGGACGGCCAAGACACCTTATGTCTGTCCGCTGCCGGACCACGTTGAGCCGCCGCTCGACATGTCCGTGGCGTAGAATTTCGCCTCGACATTTCGTCTGATCCGGCGAACAAATTTTTCGCAGTGCAGCGTGCAATCCAGCATGTTTTGATGCTGGATTGCCGAACGGATGGGCTGCAGAACGCAGTTTTGCCCAACGGACAGCCAGAAGACCGTTTGCATACACACGGTCCCAGTTGACGCGCCCCCCATTCGGTGTGCCATCTACTGCCAGCTAATTGGGCGGCTCCTTATCACGGCCGTCTTCATCACGATGGGAACCAGACGGGGGACAACCATGCTGGATAAAGAACTGCGTTCGATGATCGGCCAGGTGAAGGACGGGCGAATGGATCGCCGCGCCTTTATCAAGCACATGGCCGCGGTCGGCCTCACCGCCCCCCTGGCCAACCAGATCCTCGCGCTTGGCGGCGTCGCCATGGCGGAGGGCGCCTCGACCTACAAGCCGACCAAGCGCGGCGGCGGCGGTGCGCTGAAGCTGTTGTGGTGGCAGGGTCCAACCTTGCTCAATCCGCATTTCGCCACCGGCACCAAGGACCAGGACGGCGCGCGTCTGTTCTATGAACCCCTCGCCTGCTGGGATCCCGACGGCAACATGAAGCTGGTGCTGGCGGCGGAGATTCCGTCGATCCAGAACGGCCTGCTCGCCGCCGACGGCAAGTCGGTGACCTGGAAGCTGAAGCCCGGCGTGAAGTGGCACGATGGCCAGCCGTTCACGGCTGACGACGTCGTGTTCAACTGGGAATACGCCAAGGATCCGGCGACCTCCGCACTGACGATCGCGACGCTCCGCGACATCACGGTCGAGAAGGTGGATGAGCTCACGGTGCGCATCGTCTTCAACAAGCCGACGCCGTTCTGGGCCGACGCCTTCGTCGGGGCGCCCAACACCATCATCCCGAAACATCTGTTCAAGGACTACACGGGGTCCAAGTCGCGCGAGGCGCCGACCAACCTCTCGCCGGTCGGCACCGGCCCCTACAAGTTCGTCGAGTTCAAGCCGGGCGATCTCGTTCGCGGCGTGCTCAACCCCGATTATCACATGCCGAACCGTCCCTATTTCGATTCGGTCGAGATGAAGGGCGGCGGCGACGCCGTCTCGGCCGCGCGTGCGGTGATCCAGACCGGCGAGTATGATTTCGGCTGGAACATCCAGGTCGAGGACGACGTGCTGTTGCGCCTGGAGAAGGGCGGCAAGGGAAAGACCGTCTATGCCGTCGGCGGCGACACCGAATTCATCGCACTGAACTTCACCGATCCCAACACCGAGGTCGACGGCGAACGCTCGTCGATCAAGACCAAGCACCCGCTGTTTTCCGATCCGGCGGTGCGCAAGGCGCTCTCGCTGCTGATCGATCGCGAGTCGGTCAAGAAGGCGATCTACGGCCGCGCCGGCCGCACCACCGCGAACTTCCTCAACGGGCCCGAAAAATTCGTGTCCAAGAACACCTCGTGGGAATTCAGCATCGAGAAGGCCTCGAAGATGCTCGACGATGCCGGCTGGAAGCCGGGCGCCGACGGCATCCGCGAGAAGGACGGCAAGAAGCTCAAGCTCGTCTACCAGACCTCGATCAACGGCCCGCGCCAGAAGACCCAGGCGATCGTCAAGCAGGCCTGCCAGAAGGCCGGCATCGACGTCGAGCTGAAATCGGTCGTCGCCTCGGTGTTCTTCTCCTCCGACGTCGGCAATCCCGACACCTACTCCAAGTTCTACGCCGACATGGAGATGTTCCAGATCCCGCTGAGCCAGCCGGATCCGTCGCAGCACATGCGCCGCTATCTCTCGACCCTGGTCGCCACCAAGGAGAACAAGTGGCAGGGCACCAACTTCCCGCGCTGGGTCAACAAGGAGTACGACGCGACCATCCAGGCCGCGGACGGCGAGATGGATCCGGTCAAGCGCGCTGCGCTCTACATCAAGGCCAATGACCTCATGTACCAGGACACGGTGTTCATCCCGGTGCAGCATCGCCTGAAGGTCGAAGCGGCCGCCAACAACCTGCGGCCGGTCGTTTCCGGCTGGGCCAACGAGACCGACAATCTGTTCGACTGGTACCGCGAGGAATGATCCCCCAGCGCTAGACGGGGGCTTTCCCTCATGAGTCAATATGTTCTACGTCGCCTGCTGATCGCGATTCCGAGCCTGCTCGGAATCTCGGCCGTGCTGTTCTTCGTGCTGGCGCTTGCGCCCGGCGATCCCTTCTCCGAATTGGCGACGAATCCGAACGTTCCGCCCGAAGTGCAGGCCGCACTTCGGGCCAAGTTCGGCCTCGACGATCCGATCCATCTTCGCTACCTGCATTGGCTCAGCGCCATGCTGCACGGCGACTGGGGCTTCTCCTTCGTCAGCCGGATGAACGTCGACACGCTCATCCTGCAGCGCCTGCCGGCCACGCTCTACGTGATCGGCTCGGCGCAGATCCTGGCCCTGCTGATCGCGATCCCGGTCGGCGTCTATGCCGCGACCAAGCCCTATTCGCTGTTCGACCAGATCGCCAACACGCTCGCCTTCGTCGGCTTCTCGCTGCCGACCTTCTTCACCGGCATCCTGTTCATCCTGATCTTCTCGGTCACGCTGGACTGGCTGCCGTTCGTCTATACCACCGACATCAAGGCCACCGGCATCCACTGGGTGCTGGAGATGATCCGCCAGGCGATCATGCCGGTGGCGGTGCTCGGCCTGTTCCAGGCGGCGTCGATGACGCGGTTCGTGCGTTCGGCGATGCTGGACGTGATCCGGCTCGACTACGTCACCACCGCCCGCGCCAAGGGGCTCGGGCAGGCCAAGGTCATCGTCAAGCACGTGATGCGCAACGCCATGATCCCGGTCGTGACGTTGATCGCGCTGCAGATGCCCGCGGTGTTCGGCGGCGCCATCGTCACCGAGCAGATCTTCCGCATCCCCGGCATCGGCTCGCTGCTGATCTCCTCCATCCTCTCCAACGACACGCCGGTGGTGATGGCCGTCACCTTCGTCTTCGCGTGTCTCGTCGTGCTGTTCAATCTCATCGCGGACGTGCTTTATGGCTGGCTTGACCCTCGCATCTCCCTCCGCTGAGCGGCGCGTCTACTCGCCCTGGCGCGAGACGTGGCGGCGTTACAGCCGCCACAAGCTCGCCGTCGTCAGCGCCTTCCTGCTCCTCATTCTGGTTCTCGCCGTCGTGGCCGGGCCGTTCGTGTGGCGTGTGAAGATCAACGACATCGACATCGTCGCGGGCATGCAGGGGCCGTCGCTCGCCCATCCGTTCGGGACCGACGATCTCGGGCAGGACATCCTGGCGCGCATGATCTATGGCGGCCGCATCTCGCTCGCGGTCGGCCTCGCCGCGATGCTGGTCTCGGTCTTCATCGGCACGCTGATCGGCGCGCTCGCCGGCATGTCGCGCGGTGCGCTCGGGCACGGCCTGATGTGGCTGACCGACCTCTTCCTGTCGCTGCCGCAACTGCCGCTGCTGCTCCTGCTCATCTACCTGTTCCGCGACGGGTTGAAACAGGTGTTCGGCCCCGAAGGCGGCATCTTCATCCTGATCGTGCTCGTGATCGGGGGGCTGCGCTGGATGCCGGTGGCGCGGCTCGTGCGCGCGCAATTCCTGTCGATTCGCGAGAAGGAGTTCGTCGAGGCTGCACGCGCGCTCGGGGCCAGCCCGGTGCGGCAGGTGGTGCGGCATATCCTGCCCAATGCGCTCGGCCCGGTGATCATCGCCGGCACCATCGACGTTGCCGCCGCGATCATCGCGGAATCGACGCTGTCCTTCCTCGGCCTCGGTTTTCCGCCGGATACGCCGACCTGGGGCCGGCTGCTGTATGACGCCAAGGACTTTCTCGACATCGGCCCGCACTGGGCGCTGTTCCCGGGCGGCGCGATCTTCATCGCGGTGGTGGCCATCAACTTCATCGGCGACGGTCTGCGTGACGCGCTCGATGCGCGACGGGTGATCTGATGGCGCCGCTGCTCGAGATCAAGGGACTGAAGACCCACTTCTCCACCGATGACGGCATCCTGCAGGCCGTCGACGGCGTCGACATCTCCATCAACCGGGGCGAGACGCTTTGCGTCGTCGGCGAGTCCGGCTGCGGCAAGACCGTCACCGCGATGTCGATCCTGAAGCTGATCGCGATGCCGCCGGGCCGCATCGCGGCGGGCCAGATCATCTTCGAGGGCCGCGACCTGGTGCCGCTGACCAGCAATCAGCTCGACGAGATCAGGGCCAAGGAGATCGGCTTCATCTTCCAGGAGCCGATGACCTCGCTCAACCCGGTGCTGACCATCGGCGAGCAGATCGCCGAGAGCCTGCGCCGCCACGAGGCCGTGACCAGAAAGCAGGCGCTCGATCGCACCATCGAGATGCTGAAGCTGGTGCAGATCCCCAACGCCGAAGGCAGGGTGCACAATTATCCGCACCAGTTTTCCGGCGGCATGCGCCAGCGCGTGATGATCGCGATGGCGCTGGCCTGCAAGCCGAAGCTGATCATCGCCGACGAGCCCACCACGGCGCTCGACGTCACCATCCAGGCCCAGATCCTCGACCTGCTCCAGGACATGAAGGAGCGCTTTGGCATGGCGGTGATGCTGATCACCCATGCCATGGGCGTCGTCGCCGAAACCGCGCAACGCGTCGTCGTGATGTATGCCGGCAAGGTCGTGGAGGAGGCGCCCGTCGACGACCTCTTCGACCATCCCGGCCATCCCTATACGCAAGGCCTGATCCGCTCGATCCCACGCATCGATCTCGACAGCGAGCACAAGACGCGGCTCGAGGCGATCGGCGGCTCGGTGCCGATCCTGATCAATCCGCCGGTCGGCTGCCGCTTTGCGCCGCGCTGCAAGTTCGCCATGAATGTCTGCACCGAGAAGGAGCCGCTGCTGCGCGAGATCGCGCCGGGTCACCGCATGGCCTGTCATCTCGGGGATCCGAACCTGGGAGCCGCGTCATGAGCGAACCCTTGCTCCGCGTCAGCGGCCTGAAGAAACATTTCCCCGTGCTCGGCGGCCTGTTGTCGCGCCAGGTCGGCACCGTCTATGCGGTCGACGGCGTGTCGTTCTCGGTCAACCGCGGCGAAACGCTCGGTCTCGTCGGCGAATCCGGCTGCGGCAAGTCGACGACGGGACGTTGCGTGCTGCGCCTGATCGAGCCGACCGACGGCGAGGTCGTCTTCGACGGCCAGGACGTGCGTCAGCTCGGCGGAAATGATCTGCGCGCGATGCGGCGGAACATGCAGCTGGTGTTCCAGGATCCCTTCGCCTCGCTCAATCCGCGCATGACGGTCGGCGCCATCCTCGGCGAGGCCTTCACCATCCACAATCTCGCATCGTCCGCGAAAGAGCGCGAGGAACGTGTCGCGGGACTCCTGGTCAAGGTCGGGCTCAAGGCCGAGCATATGCGGCGCTATCCGCATGAATTCTCGGGCGGCCAGCGCCAGCGCATCGTGATCGCGCGCGCGCTCGCGGTCGAGCCGAAGCTGATCGTCTGTGACGAGCCGGTCTCGGCGCTCGACGTGTCGATCCAGGCCCAGGTCATCAACCTGCTGGAAGACCTCCAGGCCGAGCTGAACCTCACCTATCTCTTCGTCGCGCACGACCTCTCGGTGGTCGAGCACATCTCCGACCGCGTCGCGGTGATGTATCTCGGACGCATCGTCGAGCTGGCGAAAGCGAGCGACCTCTACCGCAACCCGCAGCATCCCTACACCCGGGCGCTGCTCTCGGCGGTGCCGGTGCCCGATCCCAAGCTGAAGCGTGAGCGCATCCGCCTCAAGGGCGACGTGCCGAGCCCGATGAAGCCGCCGTCGGGCTGTCACTTCCACACCCGCTGCCCGATTGCCCAGCCGCGCTGCGCCGAGAGCGCGCCCGTGCTGAAGGAGGGCGCTGGAGGGCATTTCGTGGCGTGTCATCTGGCCTGACGCCGGCAGGCGATTGCGACGGATTGGTGCGGGGAGGGGAACGTGAGTCAGATCCATGATACCGGTCTCATCATGACTGAAGCGGAGCTGCTTTCGACTCGAGCCACTAAAATCGGCGCCGATGCGCGCCGGGCGTTGTGGGGATCTGCGCTGGGTTACGGCATGGATGGGTTCGATCTGCTCATCCTGGGCTTCATGCTGACGGCGATCTCGAGGGGTCTTCATCTGACGCAGCCGCAGGCTGCTTCGCTGGTGACCGCGACACTGGTCGGGGCGGTGCTCGGTGGCTTCGTCTTCGGCCTGCTATCCGACCGGCTCGGGCGGGTCCGCGTCCTGACCTGGAGCATTGTCCTGTTTGCGGTCTTCACGGGACTATGCGCCTTGGCTCAGGGTTATTGGGATCTCATGATCTACCGGGCCATCGCAGGCATCGGGCTCGGCGGCGAATTCGGCATAGGCATGGCGCTGGTCGCGGAGGCCTGGCCGTCGGACAAGCGGGCGCGGGCGACCTCCTATGTCGGTCTCGGCTGGCAATTCGGCGTGCTCTGTGCGGCGCTGGTGACGCCGGTGCTCCTGCCCCTCATCGGCTGGCGCGGCATGTTCGCGGTGGGGCTGTTTCCGGCTCTGGCTGCCTATGTGATCCGGCGCAGGCTGCACGAGCCCGACATCTTTCTGGCTCGTCGGGCCACGACGACGGATGCCGTCGCCTCGCTTCGCGCGCTCGTCGCCGACAGAGAGACGGCAAAGATCAGCCTTGCCATGGTCATCCTCTGCTCGGTGCAGAATTTCGGCTATTACGGCATCATGATCTGGCTGCCGAACTATCTCTCGACGCGGTTCGGCTATGGCCTCACCCAATCGGCAGTCTGGACCTCCGTCACCATTGCCGGCATGGCGCTTGGCAT from Bradyrhizobium sp. CCBAU 53351 includes the following:
- a CDS encoding MFS transporter, with amino-acid sequence MSQIHDTGLIMTEAELLSTRATKIGADARRALWGSALGYGMDGFDLLILGFMLTAISRGLHLTQPQAASLVTATLVGAVLGGFVFGLLSDRLGRVRVLTWSIVLFAVFTGLCALAQGYWDLMIYRAIAGIGLGGEFGIGMALVAEAWPSDKRARATSYVGLGWQFGVLCAALVTPVLLPLIGWRGMFAVGLFPALAAYVIRRRLHEPDIFLARRATTTDAVASLRALVADRETAKISLAMVILCSVQNFGYYGIMIWLPNYLSTRFGYGLTQSAVWTSVTIAGMALGIFLFGHAADRFGRRPAFLTYMLGAAVMVLVYSQLTAATALLVGGAVMGFFVNGMLGGYGALMSELYPTASRATAQNVFFNIGRAVAGFGPLVVGLISASYGFPTAIGALALLYLLDVVALLALVPERRGAELA